From Nguyenibacter vanlangensis, one genomic window encodes:
- a CDS encoding D-aminopeptidase — protein sequence MMGAFDLDAAGRFVRALPERFRGPGGVAGIVKDGRVVLKQAWGYADLGRRLPMTEATPLPICSISKHFTCAVLLDLVGDPARLDGRVAAHLPNLEGPHPSIAQLCHNQSGLRDYWALTVLHGADAEGRFRRVDAAPLFARMRRTHFPPGLLYSYSNGNFRILSDIVEAEAGRSLGELYESRIFARAGMETMRFTPDTAAPAGGVVGYEGNGTVGFFPAANRIFWTGDAGLSASLDDMLAWECFIDRTRDDADGLYRRLAAPTRFADGTPARYGFGLGHERIGDVAVTGHGGALRGFRCQRLHAAAARLSVVVMFNHEHDARGAASAIMKAALALPEAAAGPAGRSDPGWNGDYLEPQSGLLLTVRARGPRLDAHFGTLAERLAPDGDDVARAGGMTLTRQGAMIAIDRPGENFRGQAGRVGGAPRPDIGGRYYCVELDATLEIVMAGDDVGYVACSGFLGDGPMHPMHAVGEDVWIMPCRRSMDAPAPGRWTIHVTRGADGAASGLRIGCWLARDLRYARLA from the coding sequence ATGATGGGAGCATTCGATCTTGATGCCGCCGGGCGGTTTGTCCGGGCGCTGCCCGAGCGATTCAGGGGGCCCGGCGGTGTCGCGGGGATCGTCAAGGACGGGCGGGTCGTCCTGAAACAGGCCTGGGGCTATGCGGATCTCGGGCGCCGGCTGCCGATGACGGAGGCGACCCCCTTGCCGATCTGCTCGATCAGCAAGCATTTCACCTGTGCCGTGCTGCTGGACCTGGTCGGCGACCCCGCGCGGCTGGACGGGCGGGTTGCCGCCCACCTGCCCAACCTGGAGGGGCCGCACCCGAGCATTGCGCAGCTCTGCCACAACCAGTCCGGCCTGCGCGATTACTGGGCGCTGACGGTCCTGCACGGCGCGGATGCCGAAGGCCGGTTCCGGCGGGTGGACGCCGCCCCGCTGTTCGCGCGGATGCGGCGCACCCATTTCCCGCCGGGCTTGCTCTATTCCTATTCCAACGGGAATTTCCGGATCCTGTCGGACATCGTCGAGGCGGAGGCCGGGCGGTCGCTGGGGGAGTTGTACGAGTCGCGGATCTTCGCGCGGGCGGGCATGGAGACGATGCGCTTCACCCCGGATACGGCGGCGCCGGCCGGCGGCGTGGTCGGCTATGAGGGCAATGGCACGGTCGGTTTCTTTCCGGCGGCCAACAGGATCTTCTGGACGGGCGATGCCGGCCTGTCGGCGAGCCTGGACGACATGCTTGCGTGGGAATGTTTCATCGACCGGACACGCGACGACGCGGACGGGTTGTATCGCCGGCTCGCGGCGCCCACGCGTTTCGCGGACGGGACGCCGGCGCGCTATGGTTTCGGGCTGGGCCATGAGCGGATCGGCGACGTCGCGGTGACCGGGCATGGCGGCGCGCTGCGCGGCTTTCGCTGCCAGCGCCTGCACGCGGCGGCGGCGCGGCTGTCGGTCGTCGTGATGTTCAACCATGAGCACGACGCGCGCGGGGCGGCGTCCGCGATCATGAAGGCGGCGCTGGCGCTGCCGGAGGCGGCGGCCGGCCCGGCCGGGCGGAGCGATCCGGGCTGGAACGGCGACTATCTGGAACCGCAGAGCGGGTTGCTGCTGACGGTCCGCGCGCGCGGACCGCGGCTGGACGCGCATTTCGGCACCCTGGCCGAGCGCCTGGCCCCGGATGGCGACGATGTGGCCCGTGCCGGCGGCATGACCCTGACGCGCCAGGGCGCGATGATTGCGATCGACCGGCCGGGCGAGAATTTCCGCGGGCAAGCCGGGCGGGTCGGCGGCGCGCCGCGCCCGGATATCGGCGGGCGGTATTATTGCGTGGAGCTGGATGCGACCCTGGAGATCGTCATGGCGGGCGACGATGTCGGCTATGTCGCCTGCAGCGGCTTTCTGGGCGACGGACCGATGCACCCGATGCATGCGGTGGGCGAGGATGTCTGGATCATGCCGTGCCGGCGCAGCATGGATGCGCCGGCGCCGGGCCGTTGGACGATCCACGTGACACGCGGCGCGGACGGCGCGGCCAGCGGGCTGCGGATCGGGTGCTGGCTGGCGCGGGACCTGCGCTATGCCAGGCTGGCGTAG
- a CDS encoding VOC family protein, whose amino-acid sequence MSTLRDKFVWYELLTRESTAAAAFYSSVIGWGVKDAGMPEMNYTLLSAQDVPVAGLMELTQAASDMGARPSWIGYIGVTDVDAVTGAVQAAGGAIYVAPRDIPAVGRFAVVSDPQGAVFALFHGQEESPRPEAAPMAVGHVGWRELSTSDQAGAFTFYAGLFGWTKGDAIDMGPMGVYQIFAIDGVPAGGMMTRTDVAPGWLYYFTVAGIDAAVARVGAGGGQVVHGPQQVPGGSWIVQCVDPQGVPFALVGAVR is encoded by the coding sequence ATGTCGACCCTACGAGATAAATTCGTCTGGTACGAACTCCTGACCCGAGAATCGACGGCGGCTGCGGCATTCTACTCCAGCGTGATTGGCTGGGGCGTCAAGGACGCCGGAATGCCGGAGATGAACTATACTCTGCTGAGTGCTCAGGATGTCCCGGTTGCCGGCTTGATGGAATTGACGCAAGCCGCCAGCGACATGGGCGCGCGGCCGAGTTGGATCGGGTATATCGGTGTGACGGATGTCGATGCCGTCACGGGCGCGGTCCAGGCCGCGGGGGGCGCGATATATGTTGCGCCGCGCGACATTCCTGCTGTCGGCCGCTTTGCGGTCGTCAGCGATCCGCAGGGCGCCGTGTTTGCCCTGTTTCACGGGCAGGAGGAAAGTCCGAGGCCGGAAGCAGCGCCGATGGCGGTGGGGCATGTCGGGTGGCGAGAACTCAGCACCTCGGACCAAGCGGGGGCGTTTACGTTCTATGCCGGGTTGTTCGGCTGGACCAAGGGAGACGCCATCGATATGGGGCCGATGGGTGTCTATCAGATTTTCGCGATAGATGGCGTGCCGGCGGGCGGGATGATGACGCGGACGGACGTGGCGCCGGGGTGGCTCTATTATTTTACCGTGGCGGGCATCGACGCGGCGGTGGCCAGGGTCGGCGCGGGTGGCGGGCAGGTCGTTCATGGGCCGCAGCAGGTGCCGGGGGGCAGTTGGATCGTGCAGTGCGTGGATCCGCAGGGGGTGCCGTTCGCGTTGGTGGGGGCGGTGCGGTGA
- a CDS encoding DotA/TraY family protein: MKKLVFIAALFAAFPTLAHAAATITADEATCSASGTVLTQTLTAPCASDWWRQSLELIFPGVGPLNGNASQAAQGLFSASGGFLAVLSAVAVAMLAWHAISGTVATAHEGTILGQNWHTVWAPLRLCFGFGMLAPAKGVCLAQVLVIYVALYGGSLGNLVWSRYSAGLVTPSLNAPPLPATGALVRDFTEAELCRQSLIADGALTGPLFDLPTTMPGETVGGTTGENIEVSLGNLYNSIAARFTGGNLTSSAQSNRHLIAWNYGVCGTISGTFAVGSGGDSTVTAFDKARLAAIEQARDAISGGVAQFIDYQKNPVKYEAQTPTYQVMDMARTGFTKAISDAKSTLDTKFQAAGQVLIDAQDGNNSNVSSFLNDGNKYGWMTAGMFYMSIARLQSAAYSLASDIPQVSIPPMSATDKSEHIDLKTWSYAGNYVKAGEAALQPLTIQWNASDDTADLRNAALAGSTQGSTASLHSVQKWLFDKIFSIGNKYLVGINPANGSPIQQLADFGNEVLNTISIVVLGGLAGGTMLGGPAGAAALAGAVASGPLSFVGIIIGMLLLVGVEHAYIIPMMPFIEFTFAAIGILITVVEAFMVLPVWAFMHVRMDGSEFVNEQQKSGYVLLLSLFLRIPLTVFGLILSLQIMNAGVWLVSRSFSVAALAGTADSGPGIIGAVVMLVLEAWMTWKITTASLRLMTSIPELAGKIIGWASDSLRTESPSHFVGGVVGRTAGGAGHGIAKVGEKGAGGKGGSEEGGQGAGGAGGGMATTERPVSS; this comes from the coding sequence ATGAAAAAACTTGTCTTCATCGCCGCTCTTTTCGCCGCGTTCCCGACCCTGGCGCATGCGGCCGCGACGATTACGGCAGACGAAGCGACATGCAGCGCGTCGGGGACCGTTTTGACGCAAACCCTGACCGCCCCATGCGCGTCTGACTGGTGGCGGCAAAGTTTGGAACTCATTTTCCCTGGCGTCGGGCCGCTGAATGGCAATGCATCGCAAGCCGCGCAAGGGCTGTTTTCTGCCTCGGGCGGGTTCCTGGCTGTCCTGTCGGCGGTCGCGGTCGCAATGCTGGCGTGGCACGCCATCTCGGGCACCGTCGCGACCGCGCATGAAGGCACGATTCTCGGGCAGAACTGGCACACGGTGTGGGCTCCGCTGCGGCTGTGTTTCGGTTTCGGGATGCTGGCTCCGGCGAAGGGCGTCTGCTTGGCGCAAGTCCTTGTAATCTACGTTGCTCTTTACGGCGGGTCGCTGGGGAATCTGGTGTGGTCGCGCTATTCAGCAGGGCTTGTTACCCCGTCCTTGAATGCGCCACCGCTGCCAGCGACGGGGGCATTGGTGCGGGATTTTACAGAAGCCGAGCTATGCAGACAGTCCCTCATAGCCGATGGCGCACTAACCGGCCCGCTTTTCGACCTGCCGACCACGATGCCGGGCGAGACGGTCGGGGGCACGACGGGCGAGAATATCGAGGTATCGCTCGGCAATCTCTACAATTCGATAGCCGCCCGGTTTACCGGCGGTAATCTCACGTCTTCGGCGCAGTCAAACCGGCATCTCATCGCATGGAATTACGGGGTTTGCGGCACGATTTCGGGGACGTTCGCTGTCGGCAGCGGGGGTGATTCTACGGTTACGGCATTCGATAAAGCCCGTCTTGCAGCAATTGAACAAGCGCGTGACGCCATCTCCGGCGGAGTAGCGCAGTTCATTGATTACCAGAAAAATCCCGTAAAATATGAAGCACAAACGCCGACATATCAAGTGATGGACATGGCCCGGACAGGATTCACGAAGGCTATCAGCGATGCTAAGTCCACCCTCGATACCAAATTTCAGGCTGCTGGACAGGTATTGATTGATGCTCAGGATGGAAATAATAGTAATGTTTCTTCATTTCTGAATGATGGAAACAAATATGGATGGATGACGGCAGGCATGTTCTATATGTCCATCGCCCGTTTGCAGTCTGCTGCTTACTCTCTCGCGTCTGATATTCCGCAAGTGTCCATTCCGCCGATGTCGGCAACCGATAAATCAGAACACATCGACCTGAAAACATGGAGTTATGCTGGGAACTATGTGAAGGCCGGGGAAGCGGCCTTGCAGCCCCTGACGATTCAGTGGAACGCCAGCGACGACACGGCGGACCTGCGCAATGCCGCCCTGGCCGGAAGCACGCAAGGCAGCACGGCAAGCCTGCACAGCGTTCAAAAATGGTTGTTCGACAAGATTTTTAGCATAGGAAACAAATACTTAGTTGGCATCAACCCGGCTAACGGTTCGCCTATCCAGCAGCTTGCGGATTTCGGAAACGAGGTGCTGAATACGATTTCGATAGTCGTCCTCGGCGGCCTTGCGGGTGGCACCATGCTCGGCGGGCCTGCTGGGGCGGCGGCGCTTGCTGGGGCGGTTGCGTCGGGGCCATTGTCGTTCGTCGGAATCATCATTGGCATGCTGCTGCTGGTCGGGGTTGAACACGCGTATATCATTCCGATGATGCCGTTTATCGAGTTTACGTTTGCCGCCATCGGCATTCTGATTACCGTCGTTGAAGCGTTCATGGTCCTGCCCGTATGGGCCTTCATGCACGTCCGGATGGATGGGTCGGAATTTGTCAACGAGCAGCAGAAGTCTGGTTATGTGCTGCTTCTATCGCTGTTCTTGAGAATTCCCTTGACCGTTTTTGGGCTAATTTTGAGTCTGCAAATCATGAACGCCGGGGTCTGGCTCGTGTCTCGCTCGTTTTCCGTGGCGGCGCTGGCGGGGACTGCGGACAGCGGACCGGGCATTATCGGGGCGGTCGTAATGCTGGTTTTGGAGGCATGGATGACGTGGAAAATTACGACCGCAAGCTTGCGCTTGATGACCAGCATACCGGAACTGGCGGGAAAAATCATCGGATGGGCTTCTGACAGCCTGCGCACCGAAAGTCCTTCTCACTTTGTCGGCGGGGTCGTGGGGCGGACGGCTGGCGGCGCTGGGCACGGTATTGCGAAAGTTGGCGAGAAAGGTGCGGGCGGAAAGGGTGGCAGTGAAGAAGGCGGCCAAGGCGCTGGCGGGGCTGGCGGCGGGATGGCGACGACCGAACGCCCAGTGTCGTCCTGA
- a CDS encoding MobA/MobL family protein — protein sequence MTTPALAETEIVSRRIHLNFGIANVGAVLKAAAYNLCGTIKDRLTDQTFDFSRKAPEHYDHFSIFPAHIQPTDNLTDPAHFWRMAEAAERRADGQVARQILLSIPRGLERERHREYLAHVLAPLIDAGMAAHADLHDPGARDGGEQSHAHIMLTLRRMNADGSFDSKKARDWNALFLAGKGRKMRAQFEQRGNRWLAENGYNIRLRIRSNEELDGPDALPPEPQLSRAEIEATKRHPDNPAPAIISLEKHRNLHRRAVESQRAVRMLSAEIVSLETQRQERQRLPEQRQQGAHTMAKTRNGWPGGTDGYAALPDNLKASAQKSYDRWRAKQLEEGKNAADIFSLPDYVDFVQGRRREDHGWRFERPGDNANAVRSDNEPPAPPRDDMPDDEGWDRATRFRARLLAGHYKISESSLTPAQVAAISNIRLDRKRGVATIELASGDVFEDFGDRIVSARDPSPDTAAQLAAAAQRHGWTNVQLTGTPAYRDEVGIALALLEPPVGHDWELSEAAQKRLETALAERVAAVENTNAIRPVEVQANEITPVVAPVAEPVEPAPEPAAEAKPVAAQVVEEITVEVPEPAPTAQVVEAEPVAEETAPVEDIPAVEVAPPVEVAPPRTAFITNPHDVGRDIDMVAMRTRLASDAPKMAALDDAALENRLKSTFPHYDITGDTEADTTARMSAVAAWRTAQQASKEAKNANDDAKNSQRADTLNPGADGAVHRHAGIGASAHGGAHAQPDVADIRPVGSAGAVPADAWAGGADARGPEAAGRTGRQVILRKLAEIQREYRVATAGVPGIDDMIKSQVAALDEEIRTRRESGQRLADDAFAADTATYGARYRPIKRWLAQNEARKLGAKGAAEQVTAEKLEAERPEIIAEARRMASEERGKLLVEAMNKVPGLKASVEAGVAITGALQARDDATRRVMETGDFAAVTVAAQEWRQKQHQADELARKIEVIDQNIESARNDAVVAKEKFNDASSHAGLLRSPLDGAFAPFERRRLIKAEKEASKVEGAARRAASELAQNREQAVTDVKAEVPAPMTREQREAAFRAEIIRAERQREEDRKRREAMEAKREQDRPASAPD from the coding sequence ATGACCACGCCCGCACTCGCAGAGACGGAGATTGTTAGCCGACGGATTCATCTGAATTTCGGCATTGCGAATGTGGGCGCTGTTCTCAAGGCCGCTGCATATAATCTGTGCGGAACTATCAAGGACCGGCTGACCGACCAGACCTTCGATTTCAGCCGGAAAGCCCCCGAACACTACGACCATTTTTCTATCTTCCCGGCGCACATTCAGCCGACCGATAACCTGACCGACCCGGCGCATTTTTGGCGGATGGCCGAGGCCGCAGAGAGGCGGGCAGACGGACAGGTTGCCCGCCAAATTCTTCTGTCGATTCCGCGCGGGCTGGAACGCGAAAGACATCGCGAATATCTGGCCCATGTTCTCGCTCCGCTGATAGACGCGGGAATGGCCGCCCACGCCGACCTTCACGACCCCGGAGCGCGGGACGGAGGCGAGCAGTCGCATGCGCATATAATGCTGACTCTGCGCCGTATGAACGCGGACGGGTCTTTTGATAGCAAAAAAGCAAGGGATTGGAACGCTCTTTTCTTAGCTGGCAAGGGCCGAAAAATGCGCGCGCAGTTCGAGCAGCGCGGCAACCGCTGGCTTGCGGAAAACGGCTACAATATCCGCCTTCGCATTCGTTCAAATGAAGAGCTTGACGGACCCGACGCACTACCGCCCGAGCCGCAGCTTTCGAGGGCTGAAATCGAGGCAACGAAACGACACCCGGACAACCCAGCGCCCGCAATAATTTCTCTCGAAAAACACCGTAATTTGCATCGTCGCGCAGTAGAATCACAGAGAGCCGTTCGCATGCTTTCTGCCGAGATTGTCTCTCTGGAAACTCAGCGCCAGGAACGCCAGCGGCTCCCAGAACAGCGACAACAGGGAGCGCACACGATGGCGAAGACACGAAACGGCTGGCCCGGCGGCACGGACGGCTATGCAGCACTGCCCGACAATTTGAAAGCATCCGCGCAGAAATCATATGACCGCTGGCGGGCAAAGCAGCTTGAAGAAGGCAAGAATGCCGCTGACATTTTCAGCCTGCCCGATTACGTCGATTTCGTCCAAGGTCGCCGCCGCGAGGACCACGGCTGGCGGTTCGAGCGTCCGGGCGACAATGCAAACGCGGTCCGCAGCGACAATGAACCACCTGCGCCGCCCAGGGACGACATGCCGGACGACGAGGGATGGGACCGTGCAACCCGGTTCCGTGCCCGCCTTCTCGCTGGTCATTACAAGATTTCTGAATCGTCGCTGACCCCGGCCCAGGTGGCCGCCATCAGCAACATTCGCCTGGACCGCAAGAGGGGCGTGGCGACCATCGAACTAGCGAGCGGTGACGTATTTGAGGATTTCGGCGACAGAATCGTCAGCGCCCGCGACCCATCGCCAGATACAGCGGCCCAGCTTGCAGCGGCGGCCCAGCGGCATGGCTGGACGAACGTGCAACTGACCGGCACCCCGGCATATCGCGATGAAGTCGGAATCGCGTTGGCATTGCTGGAACCGCCGGTCGGCCACGATTGGGAATTGAGTGAGGCGGCGCAAAAACGGCTGGAAACTGCGCTTGCGGAGCGAGTAGCGGCGGTCGAGAACACGAATGCCATCAGGCCGGTTGAGGTCCAAGCGAACGAGATTACGCCGGTTGTTGCGCCGGTTGCGGAGCCGGTCGAGCCTGCGCCAGAACCGGCGGCCGAGGCGAAGCCGGTGGCCGCGCAGGTGGTCGAGGAAATCACGGTTGAGGTGCCGGAACCTGCGCCCACCGCCCAGGTGGTCGAGGCGGAACCGGTGGCCGAGGAAACCGCGCCGGTTGAAGATATCCCGGCTGTCGAGGTCGCGCCGCCTGTCGAGGTCGCGCCACCGCGCACGGCTTTCATCACAAACCCCCACGATGTCGGGCGGGACATCGACATGGTGGCCATGCGGACGCGCCTTGCATCCGATGCGCCCAAAATGGCCGCGCTGGACGACGCGGCGCTGGAAAACCGCCTGAAATCCACATTTCCGCACTACGATATCACCGGTGACACCGAAGCCGACACCACAGCCAGAATGTCTGCCGTCGCGGCATGGCGGACAGCACAGCAAGCAAGCAAGGAAGCCAAGAATGCGAACGACGATGCGAAAAATTCACAGCGCGCTGACACACTCAATCCCGGCGCTGATGGCGCTGTCCATCGCCATGCCGGTATTGGTGCATCCGCTCACGGTGGCGCACATGCTCAGCCGGACGTGGCAGACATTCGACCGGTCGGGTCTGCCGGTGCTGTTCCTGCTGACGCTTGGGCTGGCGGCGCTGATGCACGCGGCCCGGAAGCGGCTGGACGCACGGGCAGACAGGTAATTCTGCGCAAATTGGCCGAAATACAGCGAGAATACCGTGTTGCGACCGCTGGTGTCCCCGGCATCGACGACATGATTAAGTCGCAGGTCGCGGCGCTGGACGAAGAAATCCGGACGCGCAGAGAGAGCGGGCAGCGGCTTGCCGACGACGCCTTTGCGGCGGACACGGCGACTTACGGCGCACGATACCGCCCCATCAAACGCTGGCTGGCCCAAAATGAGGCCCGGAAGCTGGGGGCCAAGGGCGCGGCAGAGCAGGTTACGGCGGAGAAGCTGGAAGCCGAACGTCCCGAAATCATCGCAGAAGCGCGGCGGATGGCGTCGGAAGAGCGGGGAAAGCTGCTGGTCGAGGCCATGAACAAGGTGCCGGGGCTCAAGGCTTCTGTCGAAGCGGGCGTCGCTATCACGGGCGCGTTGCAGGCACGGGACGATGCCACGCGCAGGGTGATGGAAACGGGGGACTTCGCGGCGGTAACGGTGGCGGCGCAGGAGTGGAGGCAGAAGCAGCACCAGGCCGACGAACTGGCACGCAAAATCGAGGTAATTGACCAGAATATTGAGTCCGCGAGAAATGATGCAGTTGTCGCGAAGGAGAAGTTCAACGACGCATCAAGCCATGCGGGATTGCTCCGGAGCCCGCTTGACGGGGCATTCGCGCCGTTCGAGCGCCGCAGACTCATCAAGGCTGAAAAAGAAGCCAGCAAAGTCGAGGGGGCGGCGAGAAGGGCGGCAAGCGAACTGGCGCAGAACCGGGAACAGGCAGTGACCGACGTTAAGGCCGAAGTCCCGGCACCGATGACGCGCGAGCAGCGAGAGGCCGCATTCCGTGCCGAAATCATCCGCGCCGAGCGGCAGAGGGAGGAAGACCGCAAGCGCAGGGAAGCGATGGAGGCCAAGCGGGAACAGGACAGACCGGCCAGCGCGCCCGACTGA
- a CDS encoding serine hydrolase domain-containing protein, with protein sequence MPQTDDAPLPPPWLDRRGMLRGMGAMGMAMSALGVASCATGADFAPVDRLLHGAAQRGDVPGVVAAVGHGGRVVYRGVYGQRALVPETEPESWDTHFDMASLTKPTITAPAVMQLWEQGAYRLDEPVARYLPEFAANGKDGITIRHLLTHYSGLPPDLDLSTDWHGKDEAVRRVMLTVPTRKPGVAFVYSDINFITLGLLVERVSGMTLDRYAAGRILAPLGMRQSGFLPAAALRPLIAPTQFDPQAGMLRGVVHDPTARRMGGVAGHAGLFSDAHDMTLYAQALLDRRAGRPSAYPLKRDTLEMMTTPEQPAGRTDLRGLGWDIATHYSTPRGAVFPVGSFGHTGFTGTSLWMDPGSDSYVLILTNRVHPSNGHGRQIIQLRHDVATAAAQALGLDGGPA encoded by the coding sequence ATGCCCCAGACCGACGATGCCCCCCTGCCCCCGCCGTGGCTGGATCGGCGCGGCATGTTGCGGGGCATGGGCGCGATGGGGATGGCGATGAGCGCGCTGGGCGTTGCATCCTGCGCGACCGGCGCCGATTTCGCGCCGGTGGACCGGTTGCTGCACGGCGCGGCGCAGCGCGGGGACGTGCCGGGCGTGGTCGCGGCGGTGGGGCATGGCGGGCGGGTCGTGTATCGCGGCGTGTACGGCCAGCGCGCCCTGGTGCCCGAGACCGAGCCGGAGAGCTGGGACACGCATTTCGACATGGCGTCGCTGACCAAGCCGACGATCACCGCCCCGGCGGTCATGCAATTATGGGAGCAGGGTGCCTATAGGCTGGATGAACCGGTGGCACGGTACCTGCCGGAGTTTGCCGCCAACGGCAAGGACGGCATCACGATCCGGCATCTGCTGACGCATTATTCCGGCCTGCCGCCGGACCTGGACCTGTCCACGGACTGGCACGGCAAGGACGAGGCGGTGCGGCGGGTCATGCTGACGGTGCCGACGCGGAAGCCGGGCGTGGCGTTCGTGTACAGCGACATCAACTTCATCACGCTGGGGCTGCTGGTGGAGCGGGTCAGCGGGATGACGCTGGACCGCTATGCCGCGGGCCGCATCCTGGCGCCGCTGGGTATGCGGCAATCGGGGTTTCTGCCGGCCGCCGCGTTGCGGCCGCTGATCGCGCCGACCCAGTTCGACCCGCAGGCGGGAATGCTGCGCGGGGTGGTGCATGACCCGACGGCGCGGCGCATGGGCGGGGTCGCGGGGCATGCCGGGCTGTTTTCCGACGCGCACGACATGACGCTCTATGCCCAGGCGCTGCTGGACCGGCGGGCGGGGCGGCCCAGCGCCTATCCGCTGAAGCGCGATACGCTGGAGATGATGACCACGCCGGAGCAGCCCGCCGGCAGGACCGACCTGCGCGGCCTGGGATGGGACATCGCCACCCATTATTCCACCCCGCGCGGCGCGGTGTTTCCGGTGGGGTCGTTCGGCCATACCGGCTTTACCGGTACCTCGCTGTGGATGGACCCGGGGAGCGATTCCTATGTGCTGATCCTGACCAACCGGGTGCATCCGTCCAACGGGCACGGGCGGCAGATCATCCAGTTGCGGCACGACGTGGCGACGGCCGCCGCCCAGGCGCTGGGGCTGGATGGGGGGCCGGCGTAA